A window of Gossypium raimondii isolate GPD5lz chromosome 7, ASM2569854v1, whole genome shotgun sequence genomic DNA:
CTTTAGCATTAAATACCAAGAGTGTCATTATAAAAGAGAATTTACACTCCACAAATTTTCTCTACAATACTTGTATCCAAATGCCAGACCATGAAAACTAATGGACATTGgaagtataaataatattagaatcctaaattatattaaacttgttatctaatatatatctactttataataataaatttataacattactaagattatctaatttaatattttaaaaatataattgtatatgtAAAAGTAGAACTTGGTAGTGACAATATATagcaaataaaaagaaataaaaataaaaacacacagatttttatgTGGAAACTCTTTCGGGAAAAATCACaggcaaaggagaagaaaattcactatgtcgaattcaaattaattacaagaggaatagactatgtctatttataggcttgtaaaaccatattctaatagtagtgtagtaagattgaaacaccttatcctaatcaatatcaaatagatggagtttaataaggtttaaaaaccttattctaaaataaaataaaataagtataattctatagggactttacttttattttattttaccactgtattttatttaaataaggattcagatcacttaattctaacaatctccaccttgacacgaattctcaatgcacaagttcttcatcgcgaactctcaacgaacaagttctccacctcttccataaaaccccttaagggtttaacttcaacaatgaacatcaatcaagtctaagcaatgctcaaacttggctatataggaagtgacttagtcatcatatctgcagaattttcatgagtactaattttgcttacaacaatatcaccacgagcaataatatcacgaacaaaatgatatcgaacatcaatgtgttttattctctcatgaaacatttgattctTTGTAAGGAAAATGACATTCtaactgtcacaaaatactgtattgatttgatggtcttcattgagttcactaaagagtccattcaaccaaatagcttctttacaagcctcagtaatctccatgtactcagcttcagtggtagacaaaacAACAGtggtttgcaaagtggctttccaactgattgcacaaactttgattgtaaagacataacctgtgagagatattcttctatcaaggtctccagcaaaatcagcatcaacatacccaatgaatCCATCTCTGGTTCTTCCAAACtttaagcaaacatcagtagtacctcgtaagtatcttaaaatccactaaacTGCTTTCTAATGTTCTTTACCTGGATTCAACATGTATCTActaactgcactgactgcatacgataaatctggacgtgaacaaaccatagcatacatgagagatcccactgcactagagtatggaacatgtgacatgtactcaatctcatcatctgattgtggagacaaagctgatgaaagtttgaaatgggctgctaaaggagtattAACAGGCATAACATTCTGCTTATTAAATATGCAAATagctttctcaatgtacccattctgacttaggtacaatttacttgtttttctatctctaagaatctctataccaagtatcttatttgttggtcccaaatctttcatcttaaattcttcacttagttagGTTTTGAcatttcttatctctcatttatctttcgctTCTattaacatgtcatcaacataaaggagtagatacacaaaagaaccatcactttttttcttaaagtaaacacaactgtcaaagctacttcttttaaaatcatgataagtcacaaaagaatcaaacctcttgtggTCTTTGTAACTGTTTCAAACCATAAAGaaactttttcagcaagcaaacataatctttttttctgagactgtaaaaccctttggttgttgcatgtaaatatcctcctcaagttctccatacAAAAATACAGTTTTTATATCTAattgctcaagctccaaatcatgtatgaccacaataccaagcaaagctcgaatcgaactatgcttcacaactggggagaacacatctgtgaagtctaCTCTTGGAATTTCACTATAACCTTTTTCAACAAGCCttactttatatctgggttcttcaactcctagagTCCCCTATTTCTGTTTAAACACctatttacaacgaacaacctttttacctttaagaagtttcacaagatcccatgttttatttttgtggagtgattctaTCTCCTCTTgtatagcaaacatccacttttccgagtcttcacagctaaccgCATTAGAAAAATTAGATGGCTCTTAGTTTGCATCTATAttttcagccacatttaaagcataagcaactagatcagcgtcggcatacttctttggaggtttaatttctcttctagttctgtttttggcaatagagtattgtggtgaagaagtaactttattttgaatttttttaatggcTTGAGAAGTcaactctgttgtagattctagattaatctgatactccacctgcttttgattttctttattggaagagtctttaagagaaaatttaggtagcatagcagtttcatcaaaaacaatatCTCTgataatcacaacttttctattttcaggacaccataacttatacccttttacaccagctttataaccaagaaaaacacatttaatggatctcggttctaattttccattatcaacatgacaTACGCAAGACACCCAAAGatttttaaatcagaatagtcagtaggattaccagaccatacctcttgtggagtctttttctcaatggcaatggatggagatcgattgataaaaaaaatacagtagaggctgcttcggcccaaaatgaatttggtaagttggcatttaacAACATACATCAAACCTTCTCCATGACCGTTTTGTTCATTCGTTCTACAAAGCTGTTTTGCTGTAAAGTAtaacgaactgtcaagtgtctcacgatctcttctgacttgcacagtttattaaactcatcaaaatagaactctaagccattgtctgtgcagaggtattttatttgttttcccgtctatttttcaatcacaatttttcaagacttaaatgtgaaaaacacatcgcttttctgcttcaggaagaacgtctacatttttctagaaaaatcatcaataaaatttagcatataattagtTCCACCTCTTGAAGGTATTTTGGATGGCCCCCACAagtcagaatgaatatactccaacatTTCCTTCGTGTTATAGATTCCtttggtgaatcgaactctcttttgcttcccaaaaacgcagtgctcacagaacttcagtttacaaattccttacccatcaagaagtcctcttttgctcaattctaccatgtcattctcactcatatgccctaggcgcatatgccaaagtttagtaatatcatcatctaacAAGGAAGAGGGGGAGACAgttgcatcaccagtaacagtagaactctacaaaacatataacttgacagtttttctctaccctttcatcacaacgagggaacttttggaaatcttcaaaaccccacttttagttatgtatttgtacccttttgaatcaagagtactcaatgaaattaattttttcttcagttttggatcatgtcgtacgtcactaagtgttctaacaacttcatcaaacatcttaactttaattgttccagcACCTacaattctacatgaagcattatttctcatcaaaacaacaacttcagacactgtttcgtaagttgtaaaccaatcctgattgggactcatgtggaaggtgcaacctAAATCAATGATCCACTcatcgctcactttagaattgttgacagaagcgactaaaAGTTCATCATTGTTGTAGttttctacaacatcagctttaccagAATTCTCTAgttgttttctattttgattcacAGCCTCCTTTTTTAATCTTGTTTTGTAGCTTATAACACTCaaatttaatgtgccctttcttcttgcagaagttacaagttttacctttctttgaagacttcgatctacccttagatttacaaCGAGGACTCTATTCCTGTGTCTTTCTACGATCAATATCAGCATTCTGATCTTATCTCCCACAAACAATAAGACCCTCTTCCTGAGAGTcaattttaaccacaagatgcttcatcttatcctacgaggttaaagaatcataaacctcatcaactgtgagagactcgcagctatataaaatcgtatctcaaaaggttgaataagacgggggcaacaaacaaagtagaatcaaccctagatcttccttatcatactgaacctccatgtcctccaagtttgagagaatttctttaaatattgttaggtgttcgtgcacagacgcatctgcctccaaacgatgagcataaatacgctgcttcatatgcagcttgctaattagagttttcgacatacatatttgttccaacctcttccataatccaacgacggtcttctccttcatcacatcttgcaaaatttcgttaaacaaatgcagatgtaactgtgttagcgcctttcgatccttgcacttcttctcttccttcgtcaatgttgaaggcatcttatctacccctagtaaGGCTTtctctaagtccatctgtgcaagaactgcctgcatctttatcttccacaacgcgaatctggtgttgcgatccaacagcgaaatttcatacttcaaagacgtcaTTACCATGATTGAGATGAATAAACCgaaagctctaataccaatttgtaaaaatagaacttCGGtgatgacaatatatcgcaaagaaaatagaaataaaaataaatagcacacaaatttttacatagaaaccctttcaggaaaaaaatcacaggtagaggagaagaaaatttgctatgtcgaattcgaattaattacaagaggagtagactatgtctatttataggcttgtaaaaccatattctaatagtagtgtagtaagattgaaacaccttattctaatcaatatcgaatagatggagtttaataaggtttaaaactttattctaaaataaaataaaaggagtataattctatagggattttacttttattttattttaccattgtattttatttaaataaggatttgagtcacttaattctaacaatttaatattttccacCGTCAAGAATTTTACATGCAAGACTTGCCTATGGATGTTGATTACGAAGACTAATTcgtattaaaagtttaaatgatataaaattttattcttagtaaatattagagttttaaaatatattaaatttattattttaatagatatctattgtatattaataaaatatttataatattcacaatattatctaatttacaattttcaaaacaaataaagttgtctaatattaaaaataaacttttggtaagaaataattatattgttGAGCATAGTCAAGAGTGTTGTCCAGAACAATTCCACAAACTCGACGAATTTTTTATGCAAGACTTGGAAAAGTCTTATACCAAAAACAACtcaacttttcttctttttttccttttaaaataataattatataatccTGTGAAATATATTAAGTTCACAAGTCGAGGTATTAACTCTaatccttggaagaaagtttaTGAAGctctttataaaaataagtttaaataaagttaaaaaataaaaaactcaagTGATAATTAAGTTAATATCTTTTGATGCATAAATTGGTAATATataaagtgataattaagattaCAATGGGCcaaaagaaaatctattttagCGGCCAACTTTCATTGATTCACCGCTACTAAACAACACATGATAATCAATGGTGGATGAGTCATTTGCATGATTCTCATCGTTTCCATTCATTTCACTTCCCTGCAGCTTCAATGCAAGCTCAAGTCCATACACCACTTCGCTCATTGTTGGCCTTTTAATGCCTTCTGAAGCCAAACAACTTATAGCCACTTCACCAAATTTTAACAGACTTGCAAGCTTGATCTTACCCTGTAGATGAGTATCAATTACCTGATCCAGAGTTCCGTTGATGTAGCAATGTTGTACCCACTCCGCTAAACTTATTTGCATATGATCCTCGGCAGTTCGATCTATTGGCGCTCTTGCACATAGTACTTCACACAACACCACACCGAAAGAGTAGACGTCGGATTTCTCAGTTATTTTCTGAAGACGGTAGTATTCAGGATCCAAGTACCCGATGCTTCCCTTGACGGCAGTGCTAATATGAGTATTGGATAAGTCATTCATTTTAGACAATCCAAAATCAGATATTTTGGCTATCCATTTctcatttatcaaaatatttgtgGTCTTCACATCTCGGTGAATGATGGTGTGATTAGGACCCCTGTGGAGATAATGCAGCCCTTGTGCAGCACCAATACACATCTTGAGCCTTTGCTCCCATTGTAAAGGGGGGTTATTAGTGTTGTAGAGGTGATCTCTCAAGGTCCCATGAACCATGTAGTCATACACAAGGATCATTTCCATCTTGTCTTCACAATATCCGATCAGAGAAACTAAATTTTGGTGTCTAAGTTTGGAAAGCATCTCGATTTCAGTCCTAAACTCAAGCACCCCTTGTTGTGAGCTTGGATTCAAACGTTTGATCGCAACTGGGGAGGAGCTGGCATTATTAAATCCTTTGTAAACGTTGCCAAATCCTCCTCTTCCGATGATGAAACTTTCATCGAAGTTGTTGGTAGCTGTTTTGATCTCCCTTAGTGAGAAGCGGGGACAAATATCTGAAGGTGGAGTAGGGCTTCTGCTGTTGGCAAATTTATTGGAATGTATCCGGCAAAttagaaaaagtaaaagagaGACGGTAATAAAGCCTGAGATAGGAGAAACAACAGCAACAATTATTGTTCTCTTCTTTGTTATTTGCACAACCGGCGACTTCCTAGGATGGATGTTAGGTCCAGATGTATGATCAAAGCTAGGTCCGGAGAGAGAAAAACCGTTGTTCAATTTGAAGATTTCAAGCCCATTCAAGATGGCATCAGAATAAAGAGTTCTCGGAGCTCGCGAAGGATGCAAAGCAATAGTGAGATTTCGCTGCTTTTGATTTCCTTTCTTTCCTATTGACACCACATAATCCCAATATACTGGAATCCCATATCCTCTACTCCAGGATATAACATCTGCTGCAGTTTCTGCAATTGAATTAGCCAATAAGATCTCAAACACTCTATCACCTCCTTTGGTTATCTCTCTCTGGAACTCACAAAAATGTAACCTTACGAAGTAATTGAACCCAGAATCAACAGGAAACTCCCATGTCAATTGGTAGTTCTCATTCTGGGTCTTGTTCGTCCCCATGGTCCTTGCAGTCACATAAACCTCCCTTGGAGCAGAGTACGATGGTGCATCACTGCTGAAGGTGAGATTAATAGTTGTATTAACAGAAATAGCGCTTGGTTTGGCTATTGTCAAATAGGCGTCATCTTTTAACCAGCTCCGGAACATTTGAGTTTCGTCTTCTGGCGAGATTTCC
This region includes:
- the LOC128042592 gene encoding receptor-like protein kinase FERONIA: MEIPTKTPTFSLQNSFPCLFFFFFSSQYIVVPVTADFNVTPYHPIENIAIDCGSPSTNASSLDSRSWVGDGNGKFSPIEPQNNKYKSSATKAVSPPPSPVDNVPYSTARLSYSQFTYSIPLTSGPKFIRLHFYPTSYPDFDDPSKKAFFSVEGGGFTLLRNFSASLHVVPEVPLIIKEFCINVDEGQRLNLTFTPSLDITDSYAFINAIEVVSMPINLYYTPKIDDHGVPFVGQAPGSLYTLKNNTALEMMYRINVGGREISPEDETQMFRSWLKDDAYLTIAKPSAISVNTTINLTFSSDAPSYSAPREVYVTARTMGTNKTQNENYQLTWEFPVDSGFNYFVRLHFCEFQREITKGGDRVFEILLANSIAETAADVISWSRGYGIPVYWDYVVSIGKKGNQKQRNLTIALHPSRAPRTLYSDAILNGLEIFKLNNGFSLSGPSFDHTSGPNIHPRKSPVVQITKKRTIIVAVVSPISGFITVSLLLFLICRIHSNKFANSRSPTPPSDICPRFSLREIKTATNNFDESFIIGRGGFGNVYKGFNNASSSPVAIKRLNPSSQQGVLEFRTEIEMLSKLRHQNLVSLIGYCEDKMEMILVYDYMVHGTLRDHLYNTNNPPLQWEQRLKMCIGAAQGLHYLHRGPNHTIIHRDVKTTNILINEKWIAKISDFGLSKMNDLSNTHISTAVKGSIGYLDPEYYRLQKITEKSDVYSFGVVLCEVLCARAPIDRTAEDHMQISLAEWVQHCYINGTLDQVIDTHLQGKIKLASLLKFGEVAISCLASEGIKRPTMSEVVYGLELALKLQGSEMNGNDENHANDSSTIDYHVLFSSGESMKVGR